Proteins encoded in a region of the Drosophila busckii strain San Diego stock center, stock number 13000-0081.31 chromosome 2L, ASM1175060v1, whole genome shotgun sequence genome:
- the LOC108601128 gene encoding uncharacterized protein LOC108601128, producing the protein MITRVPTMVAIRNEQQISVPEYMNEQFFVDTLEEGLRETKVKLYEINYEWGSNPGDNYCSAIYRVQLSFARWINGKESSQKEQTSIIVKTIPIAKETQFLEDVSVFIKEKQTYTDVLPRLEILTEGDKFGAKYFHAIKTPVQTIVFGDLKLQGFRTASREAGLDWEHASMILQQLGKFHATSMVLAKKEPSIVQQYHSGMLSEATLLQSDGFSNMFKGFLKGLIQATARWPGYAHISQHLQRYMDNFQSVCMAAAQRKSNDRYIVLNHGDMWTNNFMYAYENKAQPETPTRAIFVDFQLCFYGSPGCDLNFFLNTSVKLELLQTRRAELIKVYYKAFSEALAYARYESIPSYEDLLWELRSREIYGLFALFGFLPVVTMPKELSDDSSIESLNDEAFMQKKLDAVYSQKFLNDYHKWALKRADELGVFSDY; encoded by the exons ATGATAACACGAGTGCCTACAATGGTGGCGATAAGGAATGAACAGCAGATTTCAGTGCCCGAGTATATGAACGAGCAGTTCTTTGTGGATACATTGGAGGAGGGTCTGCGGGAAACCAAAGTGAAGCTCTATGAAATTAACTACGAATGGGGCAGCAATCCGGGAGATAACTACTGTTCCGCCATATATCGCGTGCAGCTGAGCTTTGCGCGTTGGATAAATGGCAAGGAGAGCAGCCAGAAAGAGCAAACATCGATTATAGTCAAGACCATACCGATAGCAAAGGAAACACAGTTCTTGGAGGATGTGAGCGTGTTCATCAAGGAGAAGCAAACGTACACAGATGTGCTGCCGCGCCTGGAGATACTGACCGAGGGCGATAAGTTTGGTGCCAA ATACTTTCACGCTATAAAGACGCCCGTGCAGACAATAGTCTTTGGAGATTTGAAGCTGCAAGGCTTTCGCACAGCTTCACGCGAGGCAGGACTGGACTGGGAGCATGCCTCAATGATATTGCAGCAGCTGGGCAAGTTTCATGCCACTTCCATGGTGCTGGCTAAGAAG GAGCCCAGCATTGTGCAACAATATCACAGCGGCATGCTGAGCGAGGCGACTTTGCTGCAGAGCGATGGCTTCAGCAACATGTTCAAAGGCTTTCTCAAGGGTCTCATCCAGGCTACAGCCAGATGGCCTGGCTATGCGCACATCTCGCAGCACTTGCAGCGCTACATGGACAACTTTCAGTCCGTTTGCATGGCTGCAGCTCAGCGCAAGTCCAATGATCGCTATATTGTGTTGAATCACGGCGACATGTGGACCAACAACTTTATGTATGCCTATGAAAATAAAGCGCAGCCTGAGACGCCCACACGCGCCATCTTTGTGGACTTTCAGCTTTGCTTCTACGGCAGTCCAGGCTGTGATCTGAACTTCTTTCTGAACACCAGCGTTAAGCTGGAATTGCTGCAAACGCGTCGTGCTGAGCTCATCAAGGTTTACTACAAAGCCTTTAGTGAAGCGCTGGCGTATGCGCGATATGAATCGATACCCAGCTATGAGGATTTGCTTTGGGAGCTGCGCAGTCGTGAGATCTATGGACTGTTCGCTCTGTTTGGCTTTCTGCCCGTGGTGACCATGCCCAAGGAGCTCTCGGACGACAGCAGCATCGAGTCGCTCAACGATGAAGCGTTTATGCAAAAGAAACTCGATGCCGTCTATTCACAAAAGTTTCTCAACGATTATCACAAATGGGCGCTTAAACGCGCCGATGAATTGGGCGTATTCAGTGATTACTAA
- the LOC108601200 gene encoding facilitated trehalose transporter Tret1: protein MEMEQLNILAISYGCSSGWLAASYSELQGERTPLTTGPLSKHDLGWVAASTPLGSLLAISCLTWLADKYGRKSFLMLMAVPTFLNWLIISVATRPIHLCLARFLAGAGAGGIFAIVPVYITEIAEDRLRSTLGTFLSLGCALGFLIIILPGNYLSYIVVARIMCALPLIFAACFMLQPETPQFLAAQNSAKAEAALKYYRGIDCKAELDVELLQTLSKSTAGHANKENCSFADLLPPKARKAFFIGFGMVLLNQCSGCLTLEFYIAHIISDTGAGEVITIGGILQLVGTYAATHFVECAGRKTMLLISMVGICLGELCMSAYFYLTQLGYDTSSFSWVLTASYSLMISLACCGALTVGYVVMAEVCPPLIRSLAVRCHTFCIFLIAIISLKVN, encoded by the exons ATGGAAATGGAACAGC TTAACATTCTTGCAATTTCTTACGGCTGCTCAAGTGGCTGGTTGGCTGCAAGTTATTCGGAGCTACAAGGCGAGAGGACACCTTTGACAACTGGACCACTGAGCAAACATGATTTGGGTTGGGTTGCGGCTAGCACACCACTGGGTTCACTATTGGCGATTAGCTGTCTGACCTGGTTGGCGGACAAATATGGGCGCAAAAGCTTCTTGATGCTTATGGCAGTGCCAACGTTT CTCAACTGGCTAATTATATCAGTGGCCACTCGCCCCATACACTTGTGCCTGGCTCGCTTTCTGGCCGGAGCAGGTGCTGGCGGCATTTTTGCCATTGTGCCAGTTTATATAACGGAAATAGCTGAAGATCGTTTGCGCAGCACTTTGGGCACTTTCTTATCGCTAGGCTGCGCACTGGGATTTTTGATAATCATTTTGCCAGGCAACTACTTAAGCTATATTGTGGTGGCTAGAATAATGTGTGCTCTGCCTTTGATATTTGCTGCATGTTTTATGCTGCAGCCCGAGACGCCGCAGTTTCTGGCAGCACAAAATAGCGCCAAGGCGGAGGCTGCTCTGAAATATTATCGCGGCATTGACTGCAAGGCAGAGCTGGatgtggagctgctgcagacGTTGAGCAAATCCACTGCTGGGCATGCAAACAAAGAGAATTGCAGCTTTGCTGATCTTT TGCCACCCAAGGCTCGCAAAGCTTTTTTCATTGGCTTCGGCATGGTGCTGCTTAATCAATGCAGCGGTTGCTTAACGCTTGAATTCTATATAGCTCACATTATTAGCGATACTGGCGCTGGCGAGGTCATAACTATAGGCGGCATATTGCAATTAGTAGGCACCTACGCTGCTACGCATTTTGTGGAGTGCGCCGGACGCAAGACCATGCTGCTCATTTCAATGGTGGGCATTTGCCTGGGCGAGCTTTGCATGTCcgcttacttttatttaaccCAATTGGGCTATGACACCAGCAGCTTTAGCTGGGTGCTGACTGCATCCTACTCCTTGATgatctctctcgcttgctgtGGTGCCTTGACTGTGGGCTATGTGGTCATGGCTGAGGTTTGTCCGCCGCTCATACGCAGCCTCGCTGTCAGATGTCatacattttgcatatttctgATTGCCATAATCTCTCTGAAGGTAAACTAA
- the LOC108601101 gene encoding LOW QUALITY PROTEIN: pickpocket protein 19 (The sequence of the model RefSeq protein was modified relative to this genomic sequence to represent the inferred CDS: deleted 1 base in 1 codon), which translates to MQSNRLTSFKLAWPQSQRQSWTQLLSIYTAGAHIHGFYQLFWPTMRQRMRILWALALMSACYVLIYVSYLLAERFQRRTIHTIVSNSHWPISSIAFPVVIVCNKNRLNWSRVPLIKQRYNISDKQSPLFERVLSAYDALQFQHFQVFAELAAEPLLHTLNHLNFTQIVTELAWRCDELLADCSWHTQSVDCCEVFRPRRVLLGACLEFNELEQRASIEVGKGKGLRARLMLNAALHAPANALPKGFVLNILEPTVWFNFPIELLPHTNVDIGITAVYHYYDENTYVLNSKQRECLHENEQFKTLQNFNYMLENCQAECQQLYMLRYCNCSLDLFYPPSNHKPCQLADLPCLAANNQHLQNYAEPGEEAFVVQRETEKGMHCDCQLNCKSLTLLTDIYEHVQPIGVQQQNGSIMMDVYYKRKDILVYKTSLVYSWLDLIVSFGGICQLCLGCSIISLIELCYFTLVDVPFFCWTRFALQQR; encoded by the exons atgcaaagcaatcGTTTGACTAGTTTCAAGTTGGCCTGGCCACAAAGCCAACGTCAAAGCTGGACGCAGTTGCTCAGCATTTATACAGCCGGCGCGCATATTCATGGCTTCTATCAGCTGTTCTGGCCCACAATGCGTCAACGCATGCG CATACTCTGGGCCTTGGCGCTAATGAGCGCCTGTTATGTCCTCATCTATGTGAGTTATTTGCTGGCGGAGCGTTTCCAACGCCGCACTATACACACCATCGTGTCCAACTCGCATTGGCCTATCTCAAGCATTGCCTTTCCGGTGGTTATAGTCTGCAATAAGAATCGCCTCAACTGGTCACGTGTGCCGCTGATAAAGCAACGCTATAATATAAGCGATAAACAGTCGCCGCTGTTCGAGCGCGTGCTGAGCGCTTACGATGCGCTACAGTTTCAGCATTTTCAAGTGTTTGCTGAACTGGCAGCTGAGCCGCTGCTTCATACGCTaaatcatttgaattttacgCAGATTGTTACGGAGCTGGCTTGGCGCTGTGATGAGCTGCTGGCTGATTGCAGCTGGCATACCCAATCTGTTGACTGCTGTGAGGTGTTTCGACCCCGACGCGTTTTGTTGGGCGCCTGCTTGGAGTTTAATGAGCTGGAGCAGCGCGCCAGTATTGAAGTGGGCAAGGGCAAAGGCTTGCGAGCGCGTCTTATGCTGAATGCTGCGCTACATGCGCCAGCTAATGCACTGCCCAAGGGATTTGTGCTCAACATTCTGGAGCCCACGGTGTGGTTCAACTTTCccattgagctgctgccacataCGAATGTGGACATTGGCATTACAGCTGTTTATCATTACTACGATGAGAACACCTATGTGCTGAACAGTAAACAGCGCGAGTGTCTGCATGAGAACGAGCAGTTCAAAACTTTGCAGAACTTCAACTACATGCTGGAGAACTGTCAGGCCGAATGCCAGCAGCTCTACATGCTGCGCtactgcaattgcagcttggACTTGTTCTATCCACCATCGAATCATAAGCCCTGTCAGCTCGCAGACTTACCTTGCTTGGCA GCCAACAATCAGCACTTGCAAAACTATGCAGAGCCTGGTGAGGAAGCATTCGTGGTGCAGCGTGAAACTGAGAAAGGCATGCACTGTGATTGCCAGCTAAACTGCAAGTCATTGACACTGCTCACCGACATCTATGAGCATGTGCAGCCAATTggtgtgcagcagcagaatgGCTCCATTATGATGGATGTCTACTACAAGCGTAAAGATATTTTGGTATACAAGACGAGTCTCGTATACAGCTGGCTGGATTTAATTG TTTCGTTTGGTGGCATTTGTCAGCTTTGTCTGGGCTGTTCTATTATCAGCCTCATAGAGCTGTGCTATTTCACTCTCGTTGATgtgccttttttttgctggACGCGTTTTGCATTGCAACAGCGCTGA
- the LOC108601682 gene encoding uncharacterized protein LOC108601682 codes for MSDTLPLYLTPQFFRRCLEHGLQQQELKVRDVQLTNLTRGGENYCSNIYRAHVKYQTAEEEELIETSLIVKSMPEEKQAILARLQIYNKETLFYLHIKPKLEALMWHATTATESWQLGARHYYSTTQPEQTIIFEDLCHLGYQLKCRQLGLDAAHATLVMRKLAQYHALTMLMAEHEPQHIIDRYPFGLLHMDAIKSQPFKLLFGTQLLKLTALISDSEEFAGITRKLYRYHEHFTERVLKAVYPLRGAYNVLNHGDLWVNNIFFKYDKQYKLQQVKFIDFQLCFYGSLGFDINYFLNTSLELEVLRTQRQHLIDVYYESLIGCLQQLPWHKPLPSHADILAEVQAREAYGFFVAFGFFPLMSMIGIDSEDNSLKNFHDEQFARQKVQLMFEGNSRTLESLKFSLKRLDDLHIFD; via the exons ATGTCGGACACGCTGCCCTTGTATCTAACGCCGCAGTTCTTCAGACGCTGCCTGGAGCACGGACTGCAGCAACAGGAGCTCAAGGTGCGTGATGTGCAGCTGACGAATCTAACGCGTGGTGGCGAGAACTACTGCAGCAACATATATAGAGCGCATGTGAAGTATCAGACAGCAGAGGAGGAGGAGCTCATAGAAACATCCTTGATTGTCAAGAGCATGCCGGAGGAGAAGCAGGCGATACTAGCACGACTGCAAATCTACAACAAGGAGACTTTATTCTATTTGCATATCAAGCCAAAGCTGGAGGCGctcatgtggcatgccacaacaGCGACTGAGAGTTGGCAGCTGGGCGCCAG ACACTACTACTCCACGACGCAGCCAGAGCAGACCATAATCTTTGAGGATCTGTGCCACTTGGGCTATCAGCTGAAGTGTCGCCAGCTGGGCTTGGATGCAGCACATGCGACGCTGGTGATGCGCAAGCTGGCGCAATATCATGCGCTCACCATGCTGATGGCTGAGCACGAGCCACAGCATATAATAGATCGCTATCCCTTTGGCTTGCTGCACATGGACGCCATTAAATCGCAGCCCTTTAAGCTGCTCTTCGGCACTCAGCTGCTGAAGCTGACAGCGCTGATAAGCGATAGTGAAGAGTTTGCTGGCATTACGCGCAAGCTCTATCGCTATCATGAGCACTTCACGGAGCGTGTGCTCAAGGCGGTTTATCCGCTGCGTGGTGCCTACAATGTGTTGAATCATGGCGATCTGTGGGTGAACAATATATTCTTTAAGTACGACAAGCAGtacaagctgcagcaagttAAGTTT ATTGACTTTCAGCTTTGCTTCTACGGCAGTCTGGGCTTTGACATAAACTATTTTCTCAACACTAGCTTGGAGCTTGAGGTGCTGCGCACACAGCGTCAGCATTTGATTGATGTCTACTATGAATCGCTTATTGGctgcctgcagcagctgccttggCATAAACCTTTGCCCAGCCATGCCGATATCTTAGCTGAAGTACAAGCTAGAGAAGCTTATGGATTCtttgttgcctttggcttCTTTCCGCTGATGAGCATGATTGGCATTGACTCGGAGGACAACTCGTTGAAAAACTTTCATGATGAGCAATTTGCACGTCAAAAGGTGCAGCTGATGTTTGAGGGCAATTCTCGCACGCTAGAGAGTCTCAAGTTTTCGCTCAAGCGCTTGGATGACTTGCATATATTTGATTGA
- the LOC108599862 gene encoding uncharacterized protein LOC108599862 isoform X1, which yields MMAENDTPTLRAVSVSSDFDFYKSKVESITRQLVALNGFLNSDGVANFDEADFQARAKLVEKMQTNFDTAQTMVEKLNLLELATDTRSNFDQLCCEVDSKISRELAKLRRVSVINSTPISTFNSERSSSRSFAHTSRLPELKLPKFSGAYVDWPGFYGTFKTVVGNMDGVCKLEKFQHLRSCLDGAALDTIRALELTEDNYDKAIDLLISRFDNKLLHFQAHIRSLFGLSGVERGSAVSLRQLSDQMNSHLRSLNSMATTQEILDGLLIHLVTSKLDQNTQEKWEEGLQSSKLLKWTDMAAFMEKRCRMLENLEYATVTQAPGKQDCSNSGSHQGYEMAPCTNRCQSG from the exons atgaTGGCGGAAAATGATACTCCCACTCTACGTGCCGTGTCGGTTTCAAGCGATTTTGACTTTTATAAATCCAAAGTAGAGTCAATAACCCGTCAATTAGTGGCTTTGAACGGTTTTCTAAATTCCGATGGTGTGGCCAATTTTGATGAAGCAGACTTCCAAGCGCGTGCGAAATTAGTGGAAAAGATGCAAACCAATTTCGACACTGCTCAGACAATGGTGGAGAAGTTAAATTTGCTCGAATTGGCCACCGATACGCGATCCAACTTCGATCAATTGTGTTGCGAAGTGGATTCAAAAATTTCTCGGGAACTCGCCAAGTTGCGCAGAGTGTCGGTGATAAACTCCACGCCAATATCAACCTTCAATAGTGAACGAAGTTCATCCAGAAGTTTTGCGCATACTTCCAGACTGCCTGAGCTCAAGTTGCCAAAATTTAGTGGCGCCTATGTTGACTGGCCTGGATTTTACGGCACGTTCAAGACCGTAGTTGGCAACATGGATGGCGTATGTAAGCTGGAGAAGTTCCAGCATCTTCGTTCCTGCTTAGACGGCGCAGCGCTGGACACCATTCGTGCTTTGGAGCTTACTGAGGACAACTATGACAAAGCCATCGACTTGCTAATTTCGAGATTTGATAACAAACTCTTGCATTTTCAGGCACATATTCGGTCTCTGTTTGGGCTTTCAGGTGTGGAGAGAGGTTCTGCAGTCAGTTTGCGGCAGCTCAGCGATCAAATGAATTCGCATTTGCGCTCTCTTAATTCGATGGCAACCACGCAGGAGATTTTGGATGGCTTGTTAATTCACTTGGTCACCTCGAAACTGGATCAAAATACGCAGGAGAAATGGGAGGAAGGATTGCAATCGAGCAAGCTGCTGAAGTGGACGGATATGGCAGCCTTCATGGAAAAAAGATGCCGTATGCTGGAAAATTTGGAATATGCCACGGTAACCCAAGCACCGGGCAAGCAG GATTGCTCAAATTCAGGATCGCACCAAGGATATGAAATGGCACCATGTACCAACCGATGTCAATCCGGCTGA
- the LOC108599862 gene encoding uncharacterized protein LOC108599862 isoform X3: protein MMAENDTPTLRAVSVSSDFDFYKSKVESITRQLVALNGFLNSDGVANFDEADFQARAKLVEKMQTNFDTAQTMVEKLNLLELATDTRSNFDQLCCEVDSKISRELAKLRRVSVINSTPISTFNSERSSSRSFAHTSRLPELKLPKFSGAYVDWPGFYGTFKTVVGNMDGVCKLEKFQHLRSCLDGAALDTIRALELTEDNYDKAIDLLISRFDNKLLHFQAHIRSLFGLSGVERGSAVSLRQLSDQMNSHLRSLNSMATTQEILDGLLIHLVTSKLDQNTQEKWEEGLQSSKLLKWTDMAAFMEKRCRMLENLEYATVTQAPGKQL, encoded by the exons atgaTGGCGGAAAATGATACTCCCACTCTACGTGCCGTGTCGGTTTCAAGCGATTTTGACTTTTATAAATCCAAAGTAGAGTCAATAACCCGTCAATTAGTGGCTTTGAACGGTTTTCTAAATTCCGATGGTGTGGCCAATTTTGATGAAGCAGACTTCCAAGCGCGTGCGAAATTAGTGGAAAAGATGCAAACCAATTTCGACACTGCTCAGACAATGGTGGAGAAGTTAAATTTGCTCGAATTGGCCACCGATACGCGATCCAACTTCGATCAATTGTGTTGCGAAGTGGATTCAAAAATTTCTCGGGAACTCGCCAAGTTGCGCAGAGTGTCGGTGATAAACTCCACGCCAATATCAACCTTCAATAGTGAACGAAGTTCATCCAGAAGTTTTGCGCATACTTCCAGACTGCCTGAGCTCAAGTTGCCAAAATTTAGTGGCGCCTATGTTGACTGGCCTGGATTTTACGGCACGTTCAAGACCGTAGTTGGCAACATGGATGGCGTATGTAAGCTGGAGAAGTTCCAGCATCTTCGTTCCTGCTTAGACGGCGCAGCGCTGGACACCATTCGTGCTTTGGAGCTTACTGAGGACAACTATGACAAAGCCATCGACTTGCTAATTTCGAGATTTGATAACAAACTCTTGCATTTTCAGGCACATATTCGGTCTCTGTTTGGGCTTTCAGGTGTGGAGAGAGGTTCTGCAGTCAGTTTGCGGCAGCTCAGCGATCAAATGAATTCGCATTTGCGCTCTCTTAATTCGATGGCAACCACGCAGGAGATTTTGGATGGCTTGTTAATTCACTTGGTCACCTCGAAACTGGATCAAAATACGCAGGAGAAATGGGAGGAAGGATTGCAATCGAGCAAGCTGCTGAAGTGGACGGATATGGCAGCCTTCATGGAAAAAAGATGCCGTATGCTGGAAAATTTGGAATATGCCACGGTAACCCAAGCACCGGGCAAGCAG CTATGA
- the LOC108603861 gene encoding uncharacterized protein LOC108603861, with product MVTIRNEQNISVPKYLDEQFFVDALEEGLRETKLTLYEINFEWGSNPGDNYCSAIYRVQLSYARWINSEESSGKDNISLIVKTISSDKQFLEDVRVFIKERQTYTDVLPRLEILTNGDRFGAKYFHPIKTPVQTIVFGDLKLQGFRTASREAGLDWEHASLILQQLGKFHATSMVLAKKEPSIVDQYHSGLLSEATLLQSDGFSNMFKGFLKGLIQATARWPGYEHISQHLQRYMDNFQMISLAAAQRRANDRYIVLNHGDMWINNFMYAYENKAQPETPTGAIFVDFQLCFYGSPGCDLNFFLNNCVKLELLQKRRTDIIKAYYKAFSEALAYARYESIPSYEDLLWELRSREIYGLFALFGFLPIVTMPKQLAEDNSMESLNDETFMQKKLDAIFKQKFLNDYYKWCLKRADEVGIFNDY from the exons ATGGTGACGATAAGAAATGAACAGAATATTTCAGTGCCAAAGTATTTGGACGAACAATTCTTTGTGGATGCATTGGAGGAGGGATTGCGTGAAACGAAATTAACGCTTTATGAAATCAACTTCGAATGGGGCAGCAATCCGGGTGATAATTACTGCTCTGCTATATATCGCGTGCAGCTGAGCTATGCGCGTTGGATCAATAGCGAGGAGAGCAGCGGCAAAGATAATATATCGCTTATAGTCAAGACGATATCAAGTGATAAACAGTTCTTGGAGGATGTCAGAGTATTCATCAAGGAGAGGCAAACGTACACAGATGTGCTGCCACGACTGGAGATACTGACAAATGGCGATAGATTTGGTGCCAA ATACTTTCACCCTATAAAGACGCCCGTGCAGACAATAGTCTTTGGAGATTTGAAGCTGCAAGGCTTTCGCACAGCTTCACGCGAGGCAGGACTGGACTGGGAGCATGCCTCGCTGATACTCCAGCAATTGGGCAAATTTCATGCCACGTCCATGGTGCTGGCCAAAAAG GAGCCCAGCATTGTGGATCAATATCACAGCGGCTTGTTAAGCGAGGCTACGTTGCTGCAGAGCGATGGCTTCAGCAACATGTTCAAAGGTTTCCTCAAGGGTCTTATCCAAGCTACAGCTAGATGGCCTGGCTATGAGCACATCTCCCAGCACTTGCAGCGTTACATGGATAACTTTCAAATGATTTccttagctgctgctcagcgCAGAGCCAATGATCGCTACATAGTGCTCAATCATGGAGACATGTGGATCAACAACTTTATGTATGCCTATGAAAATAAAGCGCAGCCTGAGACGCCCACAGGCGCCATCTTTGTGGACTTTCAGCTTTGCTTCTATGGCAGTCCTGGCTGTGATCTCAACTTCTTTCTCAACAATTGCGTTAAACTGGAATTGCTGCAAAAGCGTCGCACGGACATCATCAAGGCTTACTACAAAGCCTTTAGTGAAGCGCTGGCGTATGCGCGATATGAATCCATACCCAGCTATGAGGATTTGCTTTGGGAGCTGCGCAGTCGCGAGATCTATGGACTGTTTGCTCTGTTTGGCTTTCTGCCCATAGTTACGATGCCCAAGCAGCTGGCCGAGGACAACAGCATGGAGTCGCTCAACGATGaaacatttatgcaaaagaAACTTGATGccatatttaaacaaaagtttctCAATGATTATTACAAATGGTGTCTGAAACGCGCTGATGAAGTGGGCATATTCAATGATTACTAA
- the LOC108599862 gene encoding uncharacterized protein LOC108599862 isoform X2 has translation MMAENDTPTLRAVSVSSDFDFYKSKVESITRQLVALNGFLNSDGVANFDEADFQARAKLVEKMQTNFDTAQTMVEKLNLLELATDTRSNFDQLCCEVDSKISRELAKLRRVSVINSTPISTFNSERSSSRSFAHTSRLPELKLPKFSGAYVDWPGFYGTFKTVVGNMDGVCKLEKFQHLRSCLDGAALDTIRALELTEDNYDKAIDLLISRFDNKLLHFQAHIRSLFGLSGVERGSAVSLRQLSDQMNSHLRSLNSMATTQEILDGLLIHLVTSKLDQNTQEKWEEGLQSSKLLKWTDMAAFMEKRCRMLENLEYATVTQAPGKQRALTTWISSLLATF, from the exons atgaTGGCGGAAAATGATACTCCCACTCTACGTGCCGTGTCGGTTTCAAGCGATTTTGACTTTTATAAATCCAAAGTAGAGTCAATAACCCGTCAATTAGTGGCTTTGAACGGTTTTCTAAATTCCGATGGTGTGGCCAATTTTGATGAAGCAGACTTCCAAGCGCGTGCGAAATTAGTGGAAAAGATGCAAACCAATTTCGACACTGCTCAGACAATGGTGGAGAAGTTAAATTTGCTCGAATTGGCCACCGATACGCGATCCAACTTCGATCAATTGTGTTGCGAAGTGGATTCAAAAATTTCTCGGGAACTCGCCAAGTTGCGCAGAGTGTCGGTGATAAACTCCACGCCAATATCAACCTTCAATAGTGAACGAAGTTCATCCAGAAGTTTTGCGCATACTTCCAGACTGCCTGAGCTCAAGTTGCCAAAATTTAGTGGCGCCTATGTTGACTGGCCTGGATTTTACGGCACGTTCAAGACCGTAGTTGGCAACATGGATGGCGTATGTAAGCTGGAGAAGTTCCAGCATCTTCGTTCCTGCTTAGACGGCGCAGCGCTGGACACCATTCGTGCTTTGGAGCTTACTGAGGACAACTATGACAAAGCCATCGACTTGCTAATTTCGAGATTTGATAACAAACTCTTGCATTTTCAGGCACATATTCGGTCTCTGTTTGGGCTTTCAGGTGTGGAGAGAGGTTCTGCAGTCAGTTTGCGGCAGCTCAGCGATCAAATGAATTCGCATTTGCGCTCTCTTAATTCGATGGCAACCACGCAGGAGATTTTGGATGGCTTGTTAATTCACTTGGTCACCTCGAAACTGGATCAAAATACGCAGGAGAAATGGGAGGAAGGATTGCAATCGAGCAAGCTGCTGAAGTGGACGGATATGGCAGCCTTCATGGAAAAAAGATGCCGTATGCTGGAAAATTTGGAATATGCCACGGTAACCCAAGCACCGGGCAAGCAG AGAGCCCTGACGACTTGGATATCCTCACTCCTGGCCACTTTTTAA